The following proteins are co-located in the Streptomyces bottropensis ATCC 25435 genome:
- a CDS encoding DUF2079 domain-containing protein: MASSAPSTAPSAPSLIPGPVAASPSPRDRRLSLRGREPYLLAGVLFVAYATVSVGRYRRLGTRSYDLGIYEQTVRAYAHLQAPIVELKGPGYNVLGDHFSPVTMLLAPFYRAFPSPMTLLVVQAALFALSAVPVTRAATRMLGRAPGLGLGVAYGLSWGLQNAVDFDFHEICFAVPLIAFSLEALLARRWRAALLWGLPLVLVKEDQGLTLAVLAAVVALRARRHSASRVVPYALAVSAFGALATLLAFTVLIPAFNTAGASDYLAKVGGDGPLDGLDVKIRTVLWLVIPTSGLLALRSPVVLAALPTLGWRFVSSDHNYWGTAWHYSAVLMPMVFLALVDALPGARRSPRPWLRSYTLHLPAAVLAASVALTTSLPVGTLTEASAYRVPPEVRAVEKLLGSIPDGSTVESNIGPISRLTSRCRVFWIGRTGGLAPDYIAFNNNSHWVKDVPAYARQLHPRDTYALRGVIQGYVLLKRTSPERASS, from the coding sequence ATGGCATCGAGCGCCCCGTCCACGGCACCGTCGGCGCCGTCGCTCATACCCGGGCCGGTCGCGGCTTCGCCCTCGCCGCGTGACCGGCGTCTCTCCCTCCGGGGCCGGGAGCCGTACCTGCTCGCGGGCGTGCTGTTCGTGGCGTACGCGACGGTGTCGGTGGGGCGGTACCGGCGGCTGGGGACCCGCTCGTACGACCTGGGCATCTACGAACAGACCGTGCGGGCCTACGCGCACCTCCAGGCACCGATCGTCGAGCTGAAGGGGCCGGGGTACAACGTCCTCGGGGATCACTTCAGCCCGGTCACTATGCTGCTCGCGCCGTTCTACCGGGCGTTCCCCTCGCCCATGACGCTGCTGGTGGTGCAGGCGGCGCTGTTCGCGCTGTCGGCGGTGCCGGTGACGCGCGCGGCCACGCGGATGCTGGGGCGGGCGCCGGGGCTCGGCCTGGGAGTGGCGTACGGGCTGTCGTGGGGGCTGCAGAACGCCGTGGACTTCGACTTCCACGAGATCTGTTTCGCGGTTCCGCTGATCGCGTTCTCCCTGGAGGCGCTGCTCGCGCGGCGATGGCGTGCCGCGCTGCTCTGGGGACTCCCGCTGGTCCTGGTCAAGGAGGACCAGGGGCTGACCCTGGCGGTGCTCGCGGCCGTCGTCGCGCTGCGGGCCCGGCGGCACAGCGCGTCCCGCGTGGTGCCCTACGCCCTCGCGGTCTCGGCGTTCGGCGCGCTCGCCACGCTGCTCGCCTTCACCGTGCTCATCCCGGCCTTCAACACCGCCGGAGCCTCCGACTACCTGGCCAAGGTCGGCGGCGACGGCCCCCTCGACGGCCTGGACGTCAAGATCCGTACCGTCCTGTGGCTGGTGATCCCGACCAGCGGGCTGCTCGCCCTGCGCTCCCCGGTCGTCCTCGCCGCCCTCCCCACGCTCGGCTGGCGGTTCGTCTCCTCCGACCACAACTACTGGGGGACGGCCTGGCACTACAGCGCCGTCCTGATGCCGATGGTCTTCCTCGCGCTCGTCGACGCGCTCCCCGGCGCCCGCCGGAGCCCGCGCCCGTGGCTGCGCTCGTACACGCTCCATCTGCCCGCCGCCGTCCTCGCGGCCTCCGTCGCGCTGACGACCTCGCTGCCCGTGGGCACCCTGACCGAGGCCTCCGCCTATCGGGTCCCGCCCGAGGTCAGGGCCGTGGAGAAGCTGCTGGGCAGCATCCCGGACGGATCCACCGTCGAGTCCAACATCGGCCCCATCAGCCGGCTGACCTCCCGCTGCCGCGTCTTCTGGATCGGCCGGACCGGGGGCCTCGCGCCCGACTACATCGCCTTCAACAACAACTCGCACTGGGTGAAGGACGTCCCCGCGTACGCCCGTCAGCTCCATCCGCGCGACACGTACGCGCTGCGGGGCGTCATCCAGGGGTACGTCCTGCTGAAACGCACGTCCCCCGAGCGGGCGTCCTCCTGA